One segment of candidate division KSB1 bacterium DNA contains the following:
- a CDS encoding TetR/AcrR family transcriptional regulator codes for MYVKSQKEKKRRKILKAAIKLFAEKGFHQTTIDDIADAAGIGKGTVYEYFNSKIDFVNEIYKIYCTPSQKMQMRLKTNDVSPLEKIQTLLPMLLYDMNTNMNLNRIVLQLWLENGAAAKEAGMDMAKLYRDARLQSESLLKAAIDAGQIRKDIPEFTSMIILAILEGLSLQLLAEPDSYDLDKLSDSILDFILNGIKNN; via the coding sequence ATGTATGTAAAATCTCAAAAAGAAAAGAAACGACGCAAAATTTTAAAAGCGGCAATCAAGCTTTTTGCAGAAAAAGGCTTTCATCAGACTACAATCGACGATATTGCCGACGCTGCCGGAATTGGCAAAGGAACGGTCTATGAATATTTTAACAGCAAAATCGATTTTGTGAATGAAATCTATAAAATCTATTGCACGCCTAGTCAAAAAATGCAAATGCGGCTTAAAACGAATGACGTATCACCGCTTGAAAAAATACAAACGCTTTTGCCGATGCTTCTGTATGATATGAATACCAATATGAATCTGAACAGAATCGTACTGCAGTTGTGGCTGGAGAACGGCGCAGCAGCAAAAGAAGCGGGCATGGATATGGCAAAATTATATCGGGATGCACGGCTGCAAAGTGAATCTCTATTAAAAGCTGCGATAGATGCGGGCCAAATCAGAAAAGATATCCCCGAGTTTACGTCCATGATTATCCTGGCCATTTTGGAAGGATTAAGCCTGCAGCTGCTGGCTGAACCCGATTCTTATGACCTGGACAAGTTATCAGACTCTATTCTTGACTTTATTCTTAACGGAATAAAAAATAATTAA
- a CDS encoding right-handed parallel beta-helix repeat-containing protein yields MKNNTSLRIVTLLFFVLASHAISQQSITLKDIFGGSIYTAAKGGNHLVFSQDRSLKIAVLQNDIPKIVSSVLLPFEPSKLFAESGKVYASEKNKFAVIDISNPMEPRLISTADIAPSSSDKITSIYANAQYVFVTIFNDSLKTGSFKVLNKNNLAVLGSHSIVSQDIKVIGNVAYVITGHSSIWNLPQSLRSYSIENLSNIKELSSVNLGGCTRFAVDGNYAYVVGTGRSGITVVDISNPSNLKVTATGNPAHPPMQFINVIGNYAYGAGNTTIYTFNIANKTNIQKTAEQYVNPFEISCQTIYDVSPAKILSFINEGGNLDIFDVSNPATITPLESPFYPCTILSADFYQDKLLLGDGLNIFVLSVENWYDYHILPIENLKFKLNGNYLYTIYNQGARGLFKIYNISNITNPAEVGSYSSTSKVSDLAVVGDYALILNENSDVIQILNCSNPSSPANATEYKLANKASYLYGRSTNGRKLLFAANDMAGTASPIVEILDVTNPLLPSRLQSLNTFDKPTCLSMSANKLYVGGNTATADQFFIQVFDLSNLQTLSLITQLVDSHSYGNILGIFAYEDKVFASFSRGVKTFELTNKVGNFRSLTSTQAPSLTETGEKELTGGRTIAGPESTDVEYGFSDIFVSGDSPYYKYPAYYMSNRGLLQKVEVPNFFKKAEKVNLTMNILPPAAKDNGCNVIPAVGTHEYKKGSEINVYAIDNPQEGWVFLEWTGDISGTNKITHVVMDKDKIANANFGLVSLTVSGKREREVICPDSLDVNNKFNILEINLTASETDGWFVDSITLESSGNTKENLDIKNVDAKVGSTTRFTGKYQAGSRELTMTFSPPLNIPPSQTVKVVLEYEFDTKYIKSVIDTLSSPKSFIVKTKGVAAAPWHYLQGKIIGQAAREEFYIARVFNSQKDAFININDAIKSRSTKEGDTCYVCKGEYNERVSIYKGIALISLKGANLTKIKSNSRNDSHSLYISENNVQVTGFTIEHDDTPIDIQYRTYEPIKNLIICNNNIKGKRFRFDVLLTNSKIINNVFTGIDLLNFRALDECNFDGNELNNGIMIKGEILVMYSRNSIFYKNKLDKLTIHLSKNSRISENKIITAYIGDTYHDEISFNKFYGDLLVPHTALNKTNDDLLENDAFKSSSGENLLHGGIWCPNGSLLKINNNTFNNFIRVGIWLKDIDKANIFQNRLLNSRDFGIYVSECDNIKITDNYIRDNLPEPASVGIYIKDSAGNSKVHLNNIIRSCTGIRILNSDGVSLFANNIVEAFCLFTGISLNSSSPTIINNSIINNQGHGIFTENGSNPLITGNNIFGNNLSGFTNGDASVTVNVSGNYWGSPSGPSPSDIGGNYTNTFWLTEPIALVSEVDNDTVFATNNKQDSVNVYYRNFLNENDIINITLADDKGWLFGPKAFSAALLDTFGAVIPVKFKVPESASPGMYDKIKVKAVSQQNPNWTTADSFYVYCYQPIINNIVLSPDSTTIMLGDTLNCTVFASDQYNNVVPFTPTYRASSGTISSTGLFIPNALGEVTITATDSASGNSGSITVLVVDTTPVLAKMSITPKQTTLSTGELALFQAAGKNQFGFPYTPRIKWTATGGTIDDFGIFLAGNVPGTFQVVAEDTLTHLKDTAIVTIVSTTLIEEKSVPNNYALYQNYPNPFNSITIIRYELPKSSRISLELFDILGRKMETLVNKVQAAGVYELSFNAEKLPSGIYFCRLRADAYVKTVKMILIK; encoded by the coding sequence ATGAAAAACAACACATCTTTGCGGATTGTAACCTTATTGTTCTTTGTCTTGGCATCGCATGCAATTAGCCAACAAAGCATTACGCTGAAAGATATCTTCGGCGGTTCTATTTATACAGCCGCAAAAGGCGGTAACCATCTTGTGTTCTCACAGGACAGATCGCTGAAAATTGCCGTACTGCAAAATGACATTCCGAAAATCGTTTCCTCCGTCCTCCTTCCTTTTGAGCCTTCAAAACTATTTGCCGAAAGCGGAAAAGTCTATGCGTCAGAAAAAAACAAATTCGCAGTGATAGATATCAGCAATCCTATGGAGCCGAGATTGATCTCGACGGCCGACATCGCGCCGTCTTCGTCTGACAAGATTACCAGCATTTATGCAAATGCTCAATATGTATTTGTGACGATTTTCAATGATTCTTTGAAAACCGGCTCTTTTAAAGTTCTAAACAAGAATAATCTCGCCGTTCTGGGCTCGCATTCAATCGTTTCACAGGATATAAAAGTAATCGGCAATGTGGCTTATGTCATCACCGGTCATTCATCCATCTGGAATCTTCCGCAAAGCCTGCGCAGCTATTCCATTGAGAATTTGTCCAACATTAAAGAGCTTTCAAGCGTTAATCTTGGTGGATGTACTCGATTTGCCGTTGACGGCAACTATGCTTACGTTGTTGGGACCGGTAGAAGCGGAATTACTGTGGTCGACATCAGTAACCCGTCAAATCTTAAGGTTACGGCCACCGGGAACCCGGCTCATCCTCCCATGCAATTCATTAATGTCATTGGAAATTATGCTTACGGCGCAGGCAACACAACCATTTATACATTTAATATCGCCAACAAGACCAACATTCAAAAGACAGCGGAGCAATATGTAAATCCTTTTGAAATATCCTGTCAAACCATTTATGACGTATCTCCCGCAAAAATTTTGTCATTTATTAATGAGGGAGGAAATCTTGACATTTTCGATGTTTCCAACCCTGCGACCATCACTCCGTTGGAAAGTCCATTTTACCCCTGCACGATTCTGTCCGCGGATTTTTATCAAGACAAGCTATTGCTGGGCGATGGTCTGAATATTTTCGTTCTTTCAGTTGAGAATTGGTACGATTATCATATTTTACCCATCGAGAACCTAAAATTCAAATTAAATGGAAACTATTTATATACCATCTACAATCAAGGAGCCAGAGGATTATTCAAGATTTACAACATTAGCAATATAACGAATCCGGCGGAAGTTGGAAGTTATAGTTCAACATCCAAAGTTTCCGATTTGGCGGTAGTCGGCGATTATGCGCTGATACTCAATGAGAATTCCGATGTCATACAAATATTGAATTGTTCAAATCCTTCTTCGCCGGCTAATGCAACCGAATACAAGCTGGCCAACAAAGCGAGTTATCTATACGGCCGGTCAACCAATGGACGAAAATTATTATTCGCTGCGAACGACATGGCGGGCACTGCCTCGCCGATCGTTGAAATCCTGGACGTCACAAATCCTCTTTTACCTTCACGCCTACAAAGCTTGAATACTTTTGACAAGCCGACCTGCCTGTCTATGTCGGCAAATAAGCTGTATGTCGGTGGGAATACAGCGACAGCGGACCAATTCTTTATTCAGGTCTTCGATCTGTCAAATTTACAGACTTTATCATTAATCACTCAGCTTGTCGACAGCCATTCATATGGAAATATTTTAGGAATATTTGCCTACGAGGATAAAGTATTTGCCTCCTTCTCAAGGGGGGTAAAGACTTTTGAACTCACTAATAAAGTTGGAAATTTTCGTTCTTTAACGAGTACGCAAGCACCTTCGCTTACGGAAACAGGAGAGAAAGAGTTAACAGGCGGTAGAACCATTGCTGGGCCAGAAAGTACTGATGTTGAATATGGTTTTTCAGATATTTTTGTTTCCGGCGATTCCCCATATTATAAATATCCAGCTTATTATATGTCCAATAGGGGTTTGCTCCAAAAGGTGGAGGTGCCGAACTTTTTTAAAAAAGCGGAAAAAGTGAATCTGACGATGAATATTCTTCCGCCGGCGGCAAAAGACAATGGTTGTAATGTCATCCCCGCAGTCGGCACGCATGAATATAAAAAAGGCTCTGAAATTAATGTTTACGCAATTGACAACCCGCAAGAAGGCTGGGTTTTCCTGGAATGGACGGGCGATATTTCGGGGACGAATAAAATTACGCATGTTGTAATGGACAAGGATAAGATCGCAAATGCAAATTTTGGGTTGGTGTCTTTGACAGTCAGCGGTAAGAGAGAAAGAGAAGTCATTTGTCCTGATTCTCTTGATGTTAACAATAAGTTTAACATATTAGAGATAAATTTAACCGCAAGCGAAACGGATGGTTGGTTTGTTGATTCGATTACTTTGGAAAGTTCAGGTAATACAAAAGAAAATTTAGATATAAAAAATGTTGATGCTAAAGTTGGTTCGACAACAAGATTTACAGGCAAATATCAGGCGGGAAGCAGAGAATTGACAATGACCTTTTCACCACCACTCAACATACCGCCGTCGCAAACGGTAAAAGTAGTTCTCGAATATGAATTTGATACCAAATATATTAAATCGGTTATTGACACATTATCTTCTCCGAAGAGTTTTATCGTAAAAACTAAAGGCGTTGCTGCAGCACCCTGGCATTATCTGCAAGGAAAAATAATTGGGCAAGCAGCGCGAGAGGAATTTTACATTGCAAGGGTATTCAATAGTCAAAAAGATGCTTTTATTAATATCAATGACGCAATTAAAAGCCGCAGCACAAAAGAGGGTGATACTTGTTATGTATGCAAAGGTGAATATAATGAGAGGGTTTCTATTTACAAGGGTATTGCACTAATTTCTCTAAAAGGAGCAAATTTAACCAAGATAAAATCAAACTCTCGAAATGACTCTCACTCATTATATATTTCTGAAAATAATGTTCAAGTAACCGGTTTTACAATTGAGCACGATGATACACCTATAGATATCCAATACAGGACTTATGAACCAATTAAAAATCTGATTATTTGTAATAATAATATTAAGGGTAAAAGATTCCGCTTTGATGTACTCCTAACCAACTCGAAAATTATTAATAATGTATTCACGGGGATAGATTTATTGAATTTCCGTGCATTGGATGAATGTAATTTTGATGGGAATGAACTCAATAACGGAATAATGATAAAAGGAGAAATACTTGTCATGTATTCTCGAAATAGTATCTTTTATAAAAACAAATTAGATAAATTGACGATCCATTTATCAAAAAATAGTCGAATTTCTGAGAATAAAATTATTACGGCATATATAGGTGATACATATCACGATGAAATAAGTTTCAATAAATTTTACGGTGATCTGTTAGTGCCTCACACTGCATTAAATAAAACTAATGATGATTTATTAGAAAATGACGCTTTTAAATCTTCATCAGGTGAAAATTTATTGCATGGCGGCATTTGGTGTCCAAATGGTTCATTACTAAAAATTAACAATAACACTTTTAATAATTTTATAAGAGTTGGTATATGGTTAAAAGACATAGATAAAGCAAATATTTTTCAAAATAGGTTATTAAATAGTCGAGATTTTGGAATATATGTATCTGAATGTGATAATATAAAAATAACTGATAATTATATCCGTGATAATCTACCTGAACCAGCGTCAGTAGGTATTTATATTAAAGATTCGGCCGGCAATTCAAAAGTACATTTAAATAATATAATTAGAAGCTGTACAGGAATTAGAATTTTGAATTCAGACGGCGTTTCGTTATTTGCCAACAATATTGTAGAAGCATTTTGTTTATTCACAGGCATAAGCTTAAATTCTTCGAGCCCTACAATTATTAATAATTCAATTATTAACAATCAAGGACACGGCATATTTACAGAGAATGGTTCTAATCCGCTTATTACGGGCAACAATATTTTCGGCAACAACCTTAGCGGCTTTACCAACGGCGATGCAAGTGTCACTGTTAATGTTTCGGGAAATTATTGGGGCAGCCCAAGCGGCCCAAGTCCATCGGATATTGGCGGAAATTATACCAACACATTCTGGCTCACCGAGCCGATTGCCCTCGTATCGGAGGTTGACAATGATACCGTTTTTGCGACCAATAATAAGCAGGATTCAGTAAATGTCTATTACCGAAATTTTTTGAATGAGAATGATATCATCAATATCACTCTTGCAGACGACAAAGGTTGGCTGTTCGGTCCTAAAGCCTTTTCCGCCGCATTGCTCGACACTTTTGGAGCCGTCATACCGGTCAAATTCAAAGTACCGGAATCTGCTTCCCCAGGAATGTACGACAAAATAAAAGTAAAGGCCGTATCACAACAGAATCCAAATTGGACTACGGCTGATTCGTTCTATGTCTATTGCTATCAACCGATTATCAACAACATCGTCCTGTCCCCTGATTCTACTACGATCATGCTGGGCGACACGCTGAATTGTACTGTATTTGCTTCGGATCAATATAATAATGTCGTTCCCTTTACTCCAACCTATCGGGCAAGCTCGGGGACAATCAGCTCGACAGGTCTGTTCATTCCTAATGCCTTGGGTGAAGTAACCATTACGGCGACCGACAGTGCAAGCGGAAATAGCGGCAGCATCACGGTTTTGGTCGTCGATACGACACCTGTTTTAGCAAAAATGTCTATTACTCCCAAACAAACGACTCTGTCTACCGGCGAATTAGCCTTGTTTCAAGCGGCAGGAAAGAACCAATTCGGTTTTCCATATACACCCAGGATCAAGTGGACGGCAACCGGCGGCACCATTGATGATTTCGGGATTTTTCTGGCCGGTAATGTTCCGGGGACTTTTCAGGTTGTTGCCGAAGACACTCTTACTCATTTAAAAGATACGGCAATTGTGACGATCGTCTCCACTACCTTAATTGAAGAAAAATCGGTTCCCAATAATTATGCTTTGTATCAAAACTATCCTAATCCGTTTAATTCAATCACGATAATAAGATACGAGCTGCCCAAGAGCAGCAGGATAAGCCTTGAATTATTCGACATCTTGGGTCGAAAGATGGAAACTTTGGTCAATAAGGTTCAAGCTGCGGGCGTTTATGAATTGTCCTTTAATGCGGAAAAGCTGCCCAGCGGCATATATTTCTGTCGTCTCCGTGCGGATGCCTATGTAAAAACAGTGAAAATGATCTTAATAAAGTAG
- a CDS encoding glycosyl hydrolase, giving the protein MAGLFLFLCAAPLLADSLELGFYNPPIEARPKGYWVWTNGNFSLPKLREELKEFKDKGMGGVDIWDVAGWVDENNIIPAGPPFMGDESVQAIAEAVRIGGELGLEMGLTISSSWNAGGSWVKPEHGVMGLFRSTIEVVGPSEVDIKLPFPDL; this is encoded by the coding sequence ATGGCCGGACTTTTCCTTTTTTTGTGCGCGGCGCCTTTGCTTGCCGATTCTTTGGAGCTGGGCTTTTACAATCCACCCATTGAAGCTAGGCCGAAGGGATATTGGGTATGGACCAACGGCAATTTCAGTCTGCCGAAGCTGCGCGAAGAGCTGAAGGAATTCAAAGACAAAGGCATGGGCGGCGTCGACATTTGGGACGTCGCCGGCTGGGTGGATGAAAATAACATTATACCGGCCGGTCCGCCGTTCATGGGCGACGAGTCGGTGCAGGCGATCGCCGAAGCCGTGCGCATCGGCGGGGAGCTGGGTCTGGAGATGGGGCTGACCATTTCCTCCAGCTGGAACGCCGGCGGCAGCTGGGTCAAGCCGGAACACGGAGTCATGGGATTGTTCCGATCCACCATCGAGGTCGTCGGACCATCTGAAGTCGATATAAAGCTGCCGTTTCCTGATCTTC
- a CDS encoding glycosyl hydrolase, producing the protein KDSRIKPIIIRGPDGLPTFYRDVAVLAMPDRSVLAANDIIDLTKHYRDGRLQWRAPRGRWKIVRYVCTGTGQPLMRPSPNSNGLMIDHFSAEATAEHILFFIRRLEAELGDLSKTALKYLYTDSYEANTAAWTPKLPEEFRQRVGYDLTPYLPVLDGKTVISKEISERFLFDFKKVLSDLIIENHYRLATEICSRYGLGFRAEAGGPGPPVHNCPFESLRSLGVCSVPRGEFWYQHPAGEKHMQELQIVKGPASAAHLYGQPQVEAEAFTSLWMWQRGPGDLKEVADKAMCEGLTRFVYHTTPHIPAEAGLPGWIYNFGTIINTTRVWWPLSRAFHDYLARCCFLLQQGLFVGDVLFYYGDQAPNFVSPKHIPPDLGYGYDYDVCNSDIILNRLTVRDGKLVLPHGQSYRLLVLPNQEAMNPDVLEKIAALVEQGAVVVGPKPKRSHSLANWQENDRRVRLFADKLWKGTMNRFGRGKVYAAGNLRRILLENGILPDVQVHGAASTVLDFIHRQTDDADIYFFRNTTGDEIDVDMTLRVFGRCPQQWNPETGTVRRLQAFQQTAEGVRLPLRLSAWGSTFIILREEKAQAITVQTDGASFPRQEGVKPRRYELFDDHFFTWENGEFALQFKEQAPLHLRVSTVRQPQAIAGPWQVRFPHGWGAPTRIEFPELISWTEHENEGIRYFSGIAEYHNTFALPWAPPGELPPVKLDLGRVSKVARVWINGHEAGTLWHAPYEIDISRYVRAGKNYLMVEVANVWNNQLVGDARRPPEQRRTKTNITRGPNPWMTPWQDVPLIESGLIGPVVLRFGRKVRIK; encoded by the coding sequence AAAGGACAGCCGTATCAAGCCGATCATTATTCGCGGCCCCGACGGTCTGCCGACCTTTTATCGCGACGTTGCGGTACTGGCCATGCCGGATCGCTCTGTCTTGGCGGCGAACGACATTATCGATTTGACGAAGCATTATCGCGACGGCCGGCTGCAATGGCGCGCGCCGCGCGGCCGTTGGAAGATTGTACGCTATGTCTGCACCGGCACCGGCCAGCCGCTCATGCGCCCCAGTCCCAACTCCAACGGCCTGATGATCGACCATTTCAGCGCCGAAGCGACGGCGGAACACATCCTCTTCTTTATTCGCCGCCTCGAGGCGGAGCTGGGCGATCTGTCGAAAACCGCTTTGAAATACCTCTATACCGACAGTTACGAGGCCAATACGGCTGCCTGGACGCCCAAGCTGCCGGAGGAATTTCGGCAAAGAGTCGGCTATGATCTTACGCCTTATCTGCCGGTTCTGGACGGCAAAACCGTAATCAGCAAAGAGATCTCGGAGCGCTTTTTATTTGATTTCAAAAAGGTGCTTTCCGATCTGATCATCGAAAACCACTATCGACTGGCGACGGAGATCTGCAGCCGGTACGGCCTCGGCTTCCGCGCCGAAGCCGGAGGGCCCGGGCCGCCCGTGCACAACTGTCCGTTCGAATCCCTGCGCTCTTTGGGCGTCTGTTCGGTGCCGCGCGGCGAGTTTTGGTACCAACATCCCGCAGGCGAAAAGCACATGCAGGAGCTGCAGATCGTCAAAGGTCCCGCAAGTGCGGCGCATCTCTATGGGCAGCCGCAGGTCGAGGCGGAAGCCTTTACCAGCCTGTGGATGTGGCAGCGCGGTCCCGGCGATCTGAAGGAGGTCGCCGACAAGGCGATGTGCGAAGGGTTGACGCGCTTTGTCTATCACACCACCCCGCATATTCCGGCCGAAGCCGGCCTGCCGGGATGGATCTATAATTTCGGAACCATCATCAACACCACGCGCGTTTGGTGGCCGCTGTCGCGCGCCTTTCACGATTACCTGGCGCGCTGCTGCTTTTTACTGCAGCAGGGTCTTTTTGTCGGCGATGTACTGTTCTATTACGGCGATCAGGCGCCGAATTTCGTATCGCCGAAGCATATTCCGCCTGATTTGGGTTACGGCTATGACTATGATGTCTGCAACTCGGATATTATCCTCAACCGCTTGACGGTGCGCGACGGCAAATTGGTTTTGCCGCACGGCCAAAGCTACCGCCTGCTGGTGCTGCCCAATCAGGAAGCAATGAATCCGGATGTTTTGGAAAAAATCGCCGCCCTTGTAGAACAAGGCGCCGTGGTCGTCGGACCCAAGCCGAAAAGGTCGCATAGTTTGGCAAATTGGCAGGAAAATGATCGGCGGGTACGACTTTTTGCCGACAAACTCTGGAAAGGTACAATGAATCGCTTCGGCAGAGGAAAAGTGTATGCAGCCGGCAATTTGCGCCGTATCCTGCTGGAAAACGGCATTCTGCCGGATGTTCAGGTACACGGCGCAGCTTCCACGGTGCTCGATTTTATTCATCGGCAGACCGATGACGCCGACATTTATTTTTTCCGCAATACAACCGGAGACGAGATCGACGTCGATATGACGCTGCGGGTTTTCGGCCGCTGCCCGCAGCAGTGGAATCCCGAAACCGGCACCGTCCGCCGATTGCAGGCATTTCAGCAGACTGCCGAGGGCGTAAGGCTACCGCTTCGTCTCTCGGCTTGGGGTTCCACGTTTATTATCCTACGTGAGGAAAAGGCGCAGGCGATAACTGTACAGACCGACGGGGCCTCGTTTCCGCGGCAAGAAGGCGTAAAACCGCGGCGCTATGAACTGTTTGACGATCACTTTTTCACTTGGGAAAACGGCGAATTTGCGCTGCAATTTAAGGAACAGGCGCCGCTGCACCTTCGCGTCAGTACCGTGCGGCAGCCGCAGGCGATTGCTGGTCCCTGGCAGGTGCGGTTTCCGCACGGCTGGGGGGCGCCGACACGGATCGAATTTCCGGAACTTATCTCATGGACAGAGCACGAAAATGAAGGTATTCGCTACTTTTCCGGCATTGCCGAATATCACAACACCTTTGCCTTACCGTGGGCGCCGCCGGGCGAGCTGCCGCCGGTCAAACTCGATCTGGGTCGTGTATCCAAAGTCGCGCGCGTGTGGATAAACGGCCATGAAGCGGGCACGCTCTGGCATGCGCCGTACGAGATCGACATCAGCCGATACGTTCGCGCCGGAAAAAACTACCTGATGGTCGAAGTTGCCAACGTCTGGAACAATCAGCTCGTCGGCGACGCCAGGCGTCCTCCCGAACAGCGCCGCACCAAGACCAACATCACCCGCGGGCCGAACCCCTGGATGACGCCGTGGCAGGACGTACCGCTGATCGAATCGGGACTGATAGGGCCGGTGGTGCTGAGATTCGGGAGAAAAGTGCGGATAAAGTAG
- a CDS encoding T9SS type A sorting domain-containing protein: protein MKKWTSGGLKVFFFLPIAIILMLSAVSNAIDKKSASVLVKEGNPYPVVFLDQLPNQAALPSFRRLIGSTSKINNELVLIVEILEQEWQNNAWADRYRQTMELDLKQSALLRYLIETWNGTQWLPQERMTTKRDEAGRITEMTYERYNNGSWFQHMVTMTSFRADGKTAETITHLDTNNDGFVEASSKIEYVYDDHAFLIKEKHFLWQVSYWQHMQNVLYVNNDKGWVVERYHEWVMDTGTTMPVSKNTYEYDASGRVLVRTDFTFDFASLSFLPTERTLWAYDGTGQAAEIIDQRWNGAGWVNDHRQLLTHDAAGNETLWVWQEWTGAAWADVERIMTLFNKENQPVEVVEQVFEGEWRNRSREVYSYRVSSQVAAQPQVPQKYNLYNYPNPFNSSTSVTFALNRPARISLEIYDAHGRLVRILLSETLVQPGRHELHWDGTDQEGRSLSSGVYFIKLTAEGERQIVPSLLLK from the coding sequence ATGAAAAAATGGACGAGTGGTGGCCTGAAGGTCTTTTTTTTCTTGCCGATCGCAATCATTCTGATGCTTTCTGCTGTCTCCAATGCAATAGATAAAAAGTCTGCTTCGGTTCTCGTCAAGGAGGGAAATCCCTATCCCGTTGTTTTCCTTGATCAGCTTCCGAATCAAGCCGCGCTGCCCTCTTTTCGACGACTGATCGGCAGCACCAGTAAAATAAATAATGAGTTGGTGCTGATTGTCGAGATCCTCGAACAGGAATGGCAGAACAATGCCTGGGCGGATCGTTACAGGCAAACCATGGAATTGGATCTCAAACAATCCGCCCTCCTGCGTTACTTGATCGAGACGTGGAACGGAACGCAGTGGTTGCCTCAGGAGCGGATGACGACCAAACGGGACGAAGCGGGGCGGATAACAGAGATGACTTATGAACGCTATAATAACGGCTCCTGGTTTCAACACATGGTCACTATGACTTCTTTCCGTGCCGACGGAAAAACGGCGGAAACCATTACCCACCTCGATACCAACAATGACGGCTTTGTTGAAGCCAGTTCAAAAATCGAATATGTCTATGATGACCATGCTTTTCTTATTAAGGAAAAGCACTTTTTATGGCAGGTTAGTTATTGGCAACACATGCAGAATGTTCTCTACGTCAATAATGACAAGGGCTGGGTTGTTGAAAGGTATCATGAGTGGGTAATGGATACCGGCACCACTATGCCGGTGTCCAAAAATACCTACGAATACGATGCAAGCGGTCGAGTGCTCGTGCGGACCGACTTTACCTTTGATTTTGCTTCCTTGAGTTTTCTCCCTACTGAAAGAACATTATGGGCTTATGATGGAACCGGCCAAGCTGCGGAAATTATCGATCAACGGTGGAACGGCGCCGGTTGGGTTAATGATCATCGACAGCTGTTAACCCATGACGCAGCCGGAAATGAAACGCTTTGGGTCTGGCAGGAATGGACCGGCGCGGCATGGGCGGACGTCGAGCGGATCATGACTTTATTCAATAAGGAGAATCAGCCGGTCGAAGTAGTGGAACAAGTCTTTGAAGGCGAATGGCGCAATCGCAGCCGAGAGGTTTACAGTTATCGCGTGTCTTCGCAAGTGGCTGCTCAGCCGCAAGTGCCGCAGAAATACAATCTTTATAACTATCCGAATCCGTTCAACTCCTCAACCAGCGTCACTTTTGCGCTGAATCGACCGGCGAGGATTTCTCTGGAGATCTATGACGCACACGGTCGGCTCGTGCGAATCCTGCTGTCGGAAACCCTTGTGCAGCCGGGCAGACATGAGCTGCACTGGGACGGAACGGATCAAGAAGGACGATCTCTTTCAAGCGGCGTATATTTTATCAAATTGACGGCGGAAGGTGAGAGGCAGATCGTGCCTTCATTATTATTGAAATAA